Proteins encoded together in one Schumannella luteola window:
- a CDS encoding polyribonucleotide nucleotidyltransferase, producing MEGPEIKFAEAVLDNGRFGKRTVRFETGRLAQQSQGAVAAYLDEDTMLLSATSAGKHPREGFDFFPLTVDVEERSYAAGKIPGSFFRREGRPSTEAILVCRLIDRPLRPSFVDGLRNEVQIVITVLSIAPDEFYDALAINAASASTQISGLPFSGPIAGIRLALIPGSNGGADQWVAFPKHSQLAEAVFDLTVAGRLVTNADGTEDIAIMMVEAEATEGSWELIRAGATKPDEAIVAQGLEASKPFLKQLVKAQAELAAQSAKEIQDYPVFLAYDQATYDVVAGEAYDELVGIYQIADKLERQNADDALKDRVKATVAAKVEAGELPADANGQVSAAYKSVTKKIVRGRILKDGVRIDGRGLSDIRALDAEVQVIPRVHGSAIFQRGETQILGVTTLNMLKMEQQIDSLSPVTKKRYLHHYNFPPYSTGETGRVGSPKRREIGHGFLAERALVPVLPSREEFPYAIRQVSEALGSNGSTSMGSVCASTLSLLNAGVPLRAPVAGIAMGLVSDEVDGETRYAALTDILGAEDALGDMDFKVAGTSEFVTAIQLDTKLDGIPSSVLDGALKQAKEARTAILAVINQAIDAPDEMAPTAPRVISVNIPVDKIGELIGPKGKTINAIQDETGADISIEEDGTVYIGAVDGPSAEAARAQVLAIGNPLQPEIGERYLGTVVKIAAFGAFVSLLPGKDGLLHISEVRKLAGGKRVENVEDVLGVGQKIQVEITKIDDRGKLSLAPVVEETEGGDTEGGAAASDGPEAPAEG from the coding sequence GAGACCGGCCGTCTGGCCCAGCAGTCGCAGGGCGCGGTCGCCGCGTACCTCGACGAGGACACCATGCTGCTCAGCGCCACCAGCGCCGGCAAGCACCCCCGCGAGGGCTTCGACTTCTTCCCGCTGACGGTGGATGTCGAAGAGCGCTCGTACGCCGCCGGCAAGATCCCCGGCTCGTTCTTCCGCCGCGAGGGCCGCCCCTCGACCGAGGCGATCCTCGTCTGCCGTCTGATCGACCGGCCGCTGCGCCCGTCGTTCGTCGACGGCCTGCGCAACGAGGTGCAGATCGTCATCACCGTGCTCAGCATCGCGCCGGACGAGTTCTACGACGCCCTCGCCATCAACGCCGCCTCGGCCTCGACCCAGATCTCGGGTCTGCCGTTCAGCGGGCCGATCGCCGGCATCCGCCTGGCCCTCATCCCCGGCTCGAACGGCGGAGCGGACCAGTGGGTCGCCTTCCCGAAGCACTCGCAGCTGGCCGAGGCCGTCTTCGACCTGACCGTCGCAGGCCGCCTGGTCACCAACGCCGACGGCACCGAGGACATCGCCATCATGATGGTCGAGGCCGAGGCGACCGAGGGCAGCTGGGAGCTCATCCGCGCCGGCGCCACGAAGCCCGACGAGGCCATCGTGGCCCAGGGCCTCGAGGCCTCGAAGCCCTTCCTCAAGCAGCTCGTCAAGGCTCAGGCCGAGCTCGCCGCCCAGTCGGCGAAGGAGATCCAGGACTACCCGGTCTTCCTCGCCTACGACCAGGCCACCTACGACGTCGTCGCGGGCGAGGCCTACGACGAGCTCGTCGGCATCTACCAGATCGCCGACAAGCTCGAGCGTCAGAACGCCGACGACGCCCTCAAGGACCGCGTCAAGGCGACCGTCGCCGCCAAGGTCGAGGCGGGCGAGCTGCCGGCCGACGCCAATGGCCAGGTCAGCGCCGCCTACAAGTCGGTCACCAAGAAGATCGTGCGCGGCCGCATCCTCAAGGACGGCGTGCGCATCGACGGCCGCGGCCTGAGCGACATCCGCGCGCTCGACGCCGAGGTGCAGGTCATCCCGCGCGTGCACGGCTCGGCGATCTTCCAGCGCGGCGAGACCCAGATCCTGGGCGTCACCACGCTGAACATGCTCAAGATGGAGCAGCAGATCGACTCGCTGTCGCCCGTCACCAAGAAGCGCTACCTGCACCACTACAACTTCCCGCCCTACTCGACCGGTGAGACCGGCCGCGTGGGTTCGCCGAAGCGTCGCGAGATCGGGCACGGCTTCCTCGCCGAGCGCGCCCTCGTGCCGGTGCTGCCGAGCCGCGAGGAGTTCCCCTACGCGATCCGCCAGGTGTCCGAGGCTCTCGGCTCCAACGGCTCGACGTCGATGGGCTCCGTCTGCGCCTCGACCCTGTCGCTGCTCAACGCGGGTGTGCCGCTGCGCGCCCCCGTCGCCGGCATCGCGATGGGCCTCGTCTCCGACGAGGTCGACGGCGAGACCCGCTACGCGGCGCTGACCGACATCCTGGGCGCCGAGGATGCCCTCGGCGACATGGACTTCAAGGTCGCCGGAACGAGCGAGTTCGTCACCGCGATCCAGCTCGACACCAAGCTCGACGGCATCCCGTCGTCGGTGCTGGATGGCGCGCTGAAGCAGGCCAAGGAGGCCCGCACGGCGATCCTCGCGGTCATCAACCAGGCGATCGACGCCCCCGACGAGATGGCTCCGACCGCGCCCCGCGTGATCAGCGTCAACATCCCGGTGGACAAGATCGGCGAGCTGATCGGCCCCAAGGGCAAGACGATCAACGCGATCCAGGACGAGACCGGCGCCGACATCTCCATCGAGGAGGACGGCACCGTCTACATCGGCGCGGTCGACGGCCCCTCGGCCGAGGCGGCCCGCGCGCAGGTCCTCGCGATCGGCAACCCGCTGCAGCCCGAGATCGGCGAGCGCTACCTGGGCACGGTCGTCAAGATCGCCGCCTTCGGCGCCTTCGTCTCGCTGCTCCCGGGCAAGGACGGCCTGCTGCACATCAGCGAGGTGCGCAAGCTCGCCGGCGGCAAGCGCGTCGAGAACGTCGAGGACGTCCTCGGCGTCGGCCAGAAGATCCAGGTCGAGATCACCAAGATCGACGACCGCGGCAAGCTCTCGCTCGCCCCGGTGGTCGAGGAGACTGAGGGCGGCGACACCGAGGGCGGCGCCGCCGCCTCGGACGGCCCCGAGGCTCCGGCCGAGGGCTGA